In Brienomyrus brachyistius isolate T26 unplaced genomic scaffold, BBRACH_0.4 scaffold44, whole genome shotgun sequence, the following are encoded in one genomic region:
- the LOC125722975 gene encoding claudin-34-like isoform X1 has product MAYLVHTAHLQFAGLLLGFVSWILTAVSMGLVQWRVWHVADVTNVTSGVAWVGIWRACFPSRVLVSSELQVLYCRSIPFRDPSTPPEVSVAQVLVPMALIVGAGGNACAVYGLRRVYFGMERMKPLRAAFSVAGALCLLSGVCTMLPLAWNMRSVAANYTIDFPSDFHMPPSPVRQDVGAGLSLGMLASILTILSALTFIFYRLPKAAPDGQHSRAESAPNQSSRSNHEWADMRSHGNNTQVATTNPGRGSQTEPLSSTPQGNGNVKNPGHARDNPAFEDT; this is encoded by the coding sequence ATGGCCTACCTAGTACACACAGCCCACTTGCAGTTTGCTGGCCTTCTGTTAGGGTTTGTGAGCTGGATCCTAACGGCAGTGTCAATGGGCCTGGTGCAGTGGAGGGTGTGGCACGTGGCAGACGTCACCAACGTCACGTCCGGAGTGGCCTGGGTGGGCATCTGGAGGGCCTGCTTCCCCAGCCGCGTGCTGGTCTCTTCTGAGCTGCAGGTCCTGTACTGCCGCTCCATCCCGTTCCGGGACCCGTCCACGCCACCAGAAGTCTCGGTGGCCCAGGTGCTGGTGCCGATGGCGCTGATCGTGGGCGCTGGCGGGAATGCCTGTGCGGTGTACGGACTGAGGAGGGTCTACTTTGGGATGGAAAGGATGAAGCCCCTCAGGGCAGCTTTTTCAGTGGCCGGCGCCCTCTGCTTACTCTCCGGAGTCTGCACCATGCTGCCTCTTGCCTGGAATATGAGGTCAGTGGCCGCCAATTACACAATAGACTTCCCCTCCGATTTCCACATGCCCCCCTCACCCGTCAGGCAGGACGTGGGGGCAGGACTGAGCTTGGGGATGCTGGCCTCCATCCTGACGATCCTCAGCGCGTTGACGTTCATCTTTTATAGACTCCCGAAAGCTGCCCCTGACGGACAGCATTCCAGGGCTGAATCTGCTCCCAACCAGAGCAGCCGTAGCAACCATGAATGGGCAGACATGCGTAGCCATGGCAACAACACACAAGTGGCCACTACAAACCCCGGCAGAGGCTCACAGACAGAGCCTTTGAGCTCCACACCGCAGGGCAACGGAAACGTGAAGAACCCTGGTCATGCGAGGGATAACCCAGCATTCGAGGACACCTAA
- the LOC125722975 gene encoding claudin-34-like isoform X2 — protein MAYLVHTAHLQFAGLLLGFVSWILTAVSMGLVQWRVWHVADVTNVTSGVAWVGIWRACFPSRVLVSSELQVLYCRSIPFRDPSTPPEVSVAQVLVPMALIVGAGGNACAVYGLRRVYFGMERMKPLRAAFSVAGALCLLSGVCTMLPLAWNMRLPKAAPDGQHSRAESAPNQSSRSNHEWADMRSHGNNTQVATTNPGRGSQTEPLSSTPQGNGNVKNPGHARDNPAFEDT, from the exons ATGGCCTACCTAGTACACACAGCCCACTTGCAGTTTGCTGGCCTTCTGTTAGGGTTTGTGAGCTGGATCCTAACGGCAGTGTCAATGGGCCTGGTGCAGTGGAGGGTGTGGCACGTGGCAGACGTCACCAACGTCACGTCCGGAGTGGCCTGGGTGGGCATCTGGAGGGCCTGCTTCCCCAGCCGCGTGCTGGTCTCTTCTGAGCTGCAGGTCCTGTACTGCCGCTCCATCCCGTTCCGGGACCCGTCCACGCCACCAGAAGTCTCGGTGGCCCAGGTGCTGGTGCCGATGGCGCTGATCGTGGGCGCTGGCGGGAATGCCTGTGCGGTGTACGGACTGAGGAGGGTCTACTTTGGGATGGAAAGGATGAAGCCCCTCAGGGCAGCTTTTTCAGTGGCCGGCGCCCTCTGCTTACTCTCCGGAGTCTGCACCATGCTGCCTCTTGCCTGGAATATGAG ACTCCCGAAAGCTGCCCCTGACGGACAGCATTCCAGGGCTGAATCTGCTCCCAACCAGAGCAGCCGTAGCAACCATGAATGGGCAGACATGCGTAGCCATGGCAACAACACACAAGTGGCCACTACAAACCCCGGCAGAGGCTCACAGACAGAGCCTTTGAGCTCCACACCGCAGGGCAACGGAAACGTGAAGAACCCTGGTCATGCGAGGGATAACCCAGCATTCGAGGACACCTAA
- the LOC125722981 gene encoding putative claudin-24, producing MDTSVCALELLGAFFSVLAWVCSLATTITPCWMTLSTDLLPTEIYELGLWETCVVQEPGSMECRPYDSLLGLPLDIKLARILMCVAVVTGLLGVLLSIPGLRLVNSCQGEEEHRAKRAFKLLGGAFCALAGVAVLIPVSYVAHLTVLRFFDESVPEVVPRWEFGDALFCGWAAGFLHLVAAVLLLASCLHTPGRSPLVAARWTRASCALDRTGKRSEYV from the coding sequence ATGGACACCAGTGTATGTGCTCTGGAGCTCCTGGGTGCCTTCTTCTCTGTGCTGGCCTGGGTCTGCTCGCTGGCCACCACCATCACCCCTTGCTGGATGACACTGTCTACAGACCTGCTGCCCACAGAGATCTATGAACTGGGGCTGTGGGAGACCTGCGTGGTACAGGAGCCTGGCAGCATGGAGTGCCGTCCGTATGACAGCCTGCTGGGACTTCCCCTGGACATCAAGCTGGCCCGAATCCTGATGTGCGTTGCCGTGGTGACCGGGCTCCTCGGGGTGCTGCTGTCCATCCCTGGGCTGCGTCTGGTCAACAGTTGCCAGGGCGAGGAGGAGCACAGGGCCAAGCGGGCTTTCAAGTTGCTGGGCGGCGCCTTCTGCGCACTGGCTGGCGTGGCGGTCCTCATCCCCGTCTCCTACGTGGCCCACCTGACGGTGCTGCGCTTCTTCGATGAGTCGGTGCCGGAAGTGGTGCCGCGCTGGGAGTTTGGCGACGCTCTGTTCTGCGGCTGGGCGGCCGGCTTCCTCCACCTGGTGGCTGCGGTGCTGCTGCTCGCCTCCTGCCTGCACACGCCGGGGAGGTCCCCTTTGGTGGCAGCCCGGTGGACGCGAGCATCCTGCGCCCTAGACCGCACTGGGAAAAGGTCAGAGTACGTGTGA